A single region of the Anomaloglossus baeobatrachus isolate aAnoBae1 chromosome 2, aAnoBae1.hap1, whole genome shotgun sequence genome encodes:
- the SSH2 gene encoding protein phosphatase Slingshot homolog 2 isoform X4, whose translation MISVMFFLHAVSEGILHLSGISESFLTVKGAALFLPRGNGSSTPRINHRRNKHAGDLQQHLQAMFTLLRPEDNIRLAVKLESTYQNRTRYMVVVSTNGRQDTEESIVLGMDFACNDSSSCTMGLVLPLWSDTLIHLDGDGGFSVSTDNRVHIFKPVSVQAMWSALQSLHKACEVARANNYYPGSLFLTWVSYYESHINSDQTSVNEWNAMQDVQSHRSDSPVLFTDVPTERERTERLIKIKLREIMMQKDLENITSKEIRTELEMQMVCNLREFKEFIDNEMIVILGQMDSPTEIFDHVYLGSEWNASNLEDLQNRGVRYILNVTREIDNFFPGVFEYHNIRVYDEEGTDLLAYWNDTYKFISKAKKHGAKCLVHCKMGVSRSASTVIAYAMKEYGWNLDRAFDYVKERRTVTKPNPSFMKQLEEYQGILLASKQRHNKLWRSHSDSDLSDHHEPIGKTGMDTNKKDITSSAEQLSDMHHSFTLGPQTDNCNPTYPISTSLCNTTQARYEFTSYDYHTGQIEDILNLNTVNGCSVRCCSEESSVILDNCRTDRIPEDLSPISESLTGQSDLPDLTLEDMEKDALKNEVICHLLPLRDLGSHTGDLQESPDQSSFTSQSEDMSGDRIDFLSALEKFVELSQENRPRTCSTTRGDDQTSNVRNGVLKGSLAEASLSESLADKPRVNVDVSSTPQASEDSSTDEEQPKEVSEPVVQDHLPKSHSENAISVKEIITEIESFNQGVGQCQQKTDNLSSQVQAPKRNTIHDLSLESVWEPESNCKEQSEASTSPPHDKSKDQKSKASSQEDSETSSETNDHPDVPGQAPKWCAGSVRRATLEFEERLRQEHEQQQQHQHTAAVPTRKNSKNDSAFCETAPKYKLEDSLLDAPDNEKDKKVKIKVTGLDSSELLRSETSTESQSSPLSDHHFVHMKQDLNHSELAIKAKGQGNENESFITKPLENDGSVQCPKKVEDLEHNFVIQCYDSNDNDLGHHEFSVSSEDLVVESNAPSLEAPLENVSASASGGSSAQSESLPLTLGSLEVTFPSDSNQEEHNLVIDLKDTSVVSPIVPSPNYQCHPCTIVLEGATEDCTSTDESLGNLSAYSDKYQGDAFMGLGELMQREADSALSQLSHEDLHLINKLTENIRELREVLDVSAFSFGLPHSSSSDSIKDFSSNPGVVKQRAKEIEARIRQAGLTTPSQMKRSASLAKLGCLELSKDDLSERDSVSSENNQTYPDMLQSSLRIVPGNYESDSDIKSEDPPEKLCILSVQPSSGLEPTKHFVEQIKTAECVAKSKPVDKPLVQYAKEFGSTQQGIASPESELTVSQGHLHPPVVLDPSVPLITITPKHEHGRTHPLRRLKKTNEKKRTTNPLYNTM comes from the exons GGGACCTTCAGCAACACCTCCAAGCCATGTTCACACTCCTCCGCCCCGAGGACAACATCCGCTTG GCCGTAAAATTGGAAAGCACCTACCAGAACCGTACCCGATATATGGTGGTCGTATCAACAAACGGAAGGCAGGACACTGAGGAGAGCATTGTGCTGGGGATGGATTTTGCATGTAATGACAG CAGTTCTTGTACCATGGGCCTAGTTCTTCCTTTGTGGAGTGACACACTTATACACCTGGATGGGGATGG GGGGTTCAGTGTATCTACAGACAACAGGGTTCACATATTTAAGCCAGTGTCCGTTCAAGCCATGTG gtctgcaTTGCAAAGCTTGCACAAAGCCTGCGAGGTAGCTCGTGCCAACAATTACTACCCAGGCAGCCTTTTCTTAACGTGGGTTAGTTACTATGAAAGTCATATTAACTCTGACCAGACGTCGGTCAACGAATGGAATGCTATGCAGGATGTTCAGTCCCACCGCTCCGATTCTCCGGTGCTCTTCACCGACGT CCCAACCGAGCGAGAACGCACAGAACGTCTGATTAAAATTAAATTAAGAGAAATCATGATGCAGAAGGACCTGGAAAACATTACATCCAAAGAG ATCCGGACCGAGCTGGAGATGCAGATGGTGTGTAACCTGAGAGAATTCAAAGAGTTCATTGACAATGAGATGATTGTGATCCTCGGACAGATGGATAGCCCCACCGAAATCTTTGACCATGTGTATCTG GGCTCTGAATGGAACGCCTCCAATCTGGAAGATCTGCAGAATAGGGG GGTCAGATACATTTTGAACGTCACAAGGGAGATCGATAATTTTTTTCCTGGTGTCTTTGAATATCACAATATCCGAGTGTATGATGAGGAAGGCACAGACCTGCTGGCGTATTGGAATGATACATACAAATTCATCTCTAAAGCTAA AAAACATGGAGCTAAATGTCTTGTGCACTGTAAAATGGGAGTCAGCCGCTCCGCGTCCACTGTGATTGCTTACGCTATGAAAGAGTATGGCTGGAACCTGGATAGAGCTTTTGACTATGTGAAGGAGAGGCGAACCGTTACCAAACCTAACCCTAGTTTCATGAAACAACTGGAGGAATATCAGGGCATTCTGCTAGCAAG CAAACAGAGGCACAACAAGCTATGGCGTTCTCACTCAGACAGCGACCTATCTGATCACCATGAACCCATTGGGAAAACCGGAATGGACACGAACAAAAAGGACATTACATCGTCAGCGGAGCAGCTCTCGGACATGCATCATTCCTTTACACTGGGACCTCAAACTGATAACTGTAACCCGACTTACCCCATCAGCACCTCTTTGTGCAACACAACACAAGCACGCTACGAGTTTACATCTTATGACTATCACACTGGACAAATAGAGGATATTCTAAATCTCAACACAGTGAATGGCTGCTCTGTGCGCTGCTGCTCTGAAGAGTCGTCCGTCATCCTGGACAATTGTAGAACTGATAGGATCCCAGAGGACTTGTCTCCAATTTCTGAAAGCTTAACTGGTCAGTCTGATCTACCTGACCTGACGTTGGAAGACATGGAGAAGGATGCACTGAAGAATGAGGTCATCTGCCATCTCCTGCCACTGAGAGATCTAGGATCACACACTGGTGATCTCCAAGAATCTCCTGATCAATCCTCTTTTACCTCCCAATCTGAGGACATGAGCGGGGACAGAATTGATTTCCTAAGTGCACTGGAGAAGTTTGTTGAATTATCTCAGGAGAATCGGCCTCGGACATGCTCCACCACCCGAGGAGATGACCAGACCAGCAATGTTAGGAATGGTGTCCTGAAGGGTTCTTTGGCAGAGGCATCTTTGTCTGAAAGTCTTGCGGATAAACCAAGAGTAAATGTAGATGTTAGCAGCACCCCTCAGGCCTCAGAAGACTCCTCTACAGACGAGGAGCAGCCAAAG gagGTCTCTGAACCAGTTGTTCAAGATCATCTCCCTAAATCCCACTCTGAAAATGCAATATCTGTGAAGGAGATAATCACAGAGATCGAGTCTTTCAACCAGGGAGTAGGCCAGTGCCAACAGAAAACAGACAATCTGTCTAGCCAAGTACAAGCACCAAAGAGAAATACAATCCACGATCTGTCACTTGAATCTGTTTGGGAGCCAGAAAGCAACTGCAAGGAGCAAAGTGAGGCCAGCACATCACCGCCACATGATAAGTCTAAAGACCAGAAGTCCAAAGCAAGTTCTCAGGAAGATTCTGAAACCTCAAGTGAAACGAATGACCACCCGGACGTTCCAGGCCAGGCTCCAAAGTGGTGTGCTGGCTCCGTCAGAAGGGCCACATTGGAGTTTGAGGAACGTTTAAGGCAAGAGcatgagcagcagcaacagcatcaGCATACCGCAGCTGTGCCAACCAGGAAAAATTCCAAGAATGACTCTGCTTTTTGTGAGACTGCTCCAAAATATAAACTTGAAGACTCTTTGCTCGATGCTCCAGATAATGAAAAGGATAAAAAGGTAAAAATCAAAGTTACAGGGTTAgactcttcagaacttctccgatcTGAGACATCTACAGAGTCACAGTCCTCTCCGTTGTCTGACCATCATTTTGTGCACATGAAGCAAGACCTGAATCACTCAGAGCTAGCAATTAAAGCTAAAGGACAAGGAAACGAGAATGAGTCTTTTATTACCAAACCTTTAGAGAATGATGGCTCAGTACAGTGTCCAAAGAAAGTAGAAGATCTAGAGCATAATTTTGTAATTCAATGCTATGATAGCAATGACAACGATCTCGGTCATCATGAGTTCAGCGTCAGTAGTGAAGACTTAGTTGTAGAGTCGAATGCTCCATCCTTAGAAGCACCTTTAGAAAATGTCAGCGCAAGTGCATCGGGCGGGTCCTCTGCACAAAGTGAAAGCCTACCTTTGACATTGGGTTCACTGGAAGTAACTTTTCCATCTGACAGCAACCAAGAAGAGCACAATCTTGTCATTGATTTAAAAGACACTAGTGTAGTCAGTCCGATTGTTCCTAGTCCTAATTACCAGTGTCACCCTTGCACCATCGTTTTAGAAGGCGCCACTGAAGATTGCACCAGTACTGATGAAAGTTTAGGCAACCTGTCAGCCTATTCAGACAAGTACCAAGGTGACGCTTTCATGGGACTTGGCGAATTGATGCAAAGGGAAGCAGACAGTGCCTTGTCCCAGTTGAGCCATGAAGATCTTCATTTAATCAACAAGCTTACTGAGAACATACGTGAACTGCGCGAAGTGTTGGATGTTTCCGCCTTCTCTTTTGGCCTTCCTCATAGTTCAAGTAGTGACAGCATCAAAGACTTTAGTAGCAACCCAGGCGTTGTCAAACAAAGAGCTAAGGAAATCGAGGCACGGATTCGGCAAGCTGGTCTCACCACTCCGTCCCAGATGAAACGCTCGGCATCTCTGGCCAAATTGGGCTGTTTAGAACTCTCTAAAGACGATTTGTCAGAGAGGGACTCTGTCTCATCGGAAAATAATCAGACTTACCCTGACATGCTTCAGAGTTCTCTCAGGATCGTGCCAGGAAATTATGAATCTGATTCTGATATAAAATCAGAAGATCCACCCGAAAAGCTTTGCATTCTGTCCGTGCAGCCCTCCTCAGGACTGGAACCCACAAAACATTTTGTAGAACAGATCAAAACTGCAGAGTGTGTCGCAAAGAGCAAGCCAGTGGATAAGCCTCTTGTGCAGTATGCCAAAGAGTTTGGTTCAACTCAGCAGGGTATAGCAAGTCCTGAGTCTGAATTAACTGTCTCCCAGGGGCACCTTCACCCACCAGTGGTACTCGACCCCTCAGTCCCACTAATAACTATCACTCCCAAGCACGAACATGGTAGAACTCATCCTTTGAGAAGACTTAAAAAGACCAATGAGAAGAAGAGAACAACCAATCCATTATATAATACCATGTAA
- the SSH2 gene encoding protein phosphatase Slingshot homolog 2 isoform X1 yields MALVTVQRSPTPSTTSSPCVSSSQLEENETEVFCCQCEDTELLNGTNEADSGEEECRSQPRSISESFLTVKGAALFLPRGNGSSTPRINHRRNKHAGDLQQHLQAMFTLLRPEDNIRLAVKLESTYQNRTRYMVVVSTNGRQDTEESIVLGMDFACNDSSSCTMGLVLPLWSDTLIHLDGDGGFSVSTDNRVHIFKPVSVQAMWSALQSLHKACEVARANNYYPGSLFLTWVSYYESHINSDQTSVNEWNAMQDVQSHRSDSPVLFTDVPTERERTERLIKIKLREIMMQKDLENITSKEIRTELEMQMVCNLREFKEFIDNEMIVILGQMDSPTEIFDHVYLGSEWNASNLEDLQNRGVRYILNVTREIDNFFPGVFEYHNIRVYDEEGTDLLAYWNDTYKFISKAKKHGAKCLVHCKMGVSRSASTVIAYAMKEYGWNLDRAFDYVKERRTVTKPNPSFMKQLEEYQGILLASKQRHNKLWRSHSDSDLSDHHEPIGKTGMDTNKKDITSSAEQLSDMHHSFTLGPQTDNCNPTYPISTSLCNTTQARYEFTSYDYHTGQIEDILNLNTVNGCSVRCCSEESSVILDNCRTDRIPEDLSPISESLTGQSDLPDLTLEDMEKDALKNEVICHLLPLRDLGSHTGDLQESPDQSSFTSQSEDMSGDRIDFLSALEKFVELSQENRPRTCSTTRGDDQTSNVRNGVLKGSLAEASLSESLADKPRVNVDVSSTPQASEDSSTDEEQPKEVSEPVVQDHLPKSHSENAISVKEIITEIESFNQGVGQCQQKTDNLSSQVQAPKRNTIHDLSLESVWEPESNCKEQSEASTSPPHDKSKDQKSKASSQEDSETSSETNDHPDVPGQAPKWCAGSVRRATLEFEERLRQEHEQQQQHQHTAAVPTRKNSKNDSAFCETAPKYKLEDSLLDAPDNEKDKKVKIKVTGLDSSELLRSETSTESQSSPLSDHHFVHMKQDLNHSELAIKAKGQGNENESFITKPLENDGSVQCPKKVEDLEHNFVIQCYDSNDNDLGHHEFSVSSEDLVVESNAPSLEAPLENVSASASGGSSAQSESLPLTLGSLEVTFPSDSNQEEHNLVIDLKDTSVVSPIVPSPNYQCHPCTIVLEGATEDCTSTDESLGNLSAYSDKYQGDAFMGLGELMQREADSALSQLSHEDLHLINKLTENIRELREVLDVSAFSFGLPHSSSSDSIKDFSSNPGVVKQRAKEIEARIRQAGLTTPSQMKRSASLAKLGCLELSKDDLSERDSVSSENNQTYPDMLQSSLRIVPGNYESDSDIKSEDPPEKLCILSVQPSSGLEPTKHFVEQIKTAECVAKSKPVDKPLVQYAKEFGSTQQGIASPESELTVSQGHLHPPVVLDPSVPLITITPKHEHGRTHPLRRLKKTNEKKRTTNPLYNTM; encoded by the exons GGGACCTTCAGCAACACCTCCAAGCCATGTTCACACTCCTCCGCCCCGAGGACAACATCCGCTTG GCCGTAAAATTGGAAAGCACCTACCAGAACCGTACCCGATATATGGTGGTCGTATCAACAAACGGAAGGCAGGACACTGAGGAGAGCATTGTGCTGGGGATGGATTTTGCATGTAATGACAG CAGTTCTTGTACCATGGGCCTAGTTCTTCCTTTGTGGAGTGACACACTTATACACCTGGATGGGGATGG GGGGTTCAGTGTATCTACAGACAACAGGGTTCACATATTTAAGCCAGTGTCCGTTCAAGCCATGTG gtctgcaTTGCAAAGCTTGCACAAAGCCTGCGAGGTAGCTCGTGCCAACAATTACTACCCAGGCAGCCTTTTCTTAACGTGGGTTAGTTACTATGAAAGTCATATTAACTCTGACCAGACGTCGGTCAACGAATGGAATGCTATGCAGGATGTTCAGTCCCACCGCTCCGATTCTCCGGTGCTCTTCACCGACGT CCCAACCGAGCGAGAACGCACAGAACGTCTGATTAAAATTAAATTAAGAGAAATCATGATGCAGAAGGACCTGGAAAACATTACATCCAAAGAG ATCCGGACCGAGCTGGAGATGCAGATGGTGTGTAACCTGAGAGAATTCAAAGAGTTCATTGACAATGAGATGATTGTGATCCTCGGACAGATGGATAGCCCCACCGAAATCTTTGACCATGTGTATCTG GGCTCTGAATGGAACGCCTCCAATCTGGAAGATCTGCAGAATAGGGG GGTCAGATACATTTTGAACGTCACAAGGGAGATCGATAATTTTTTTCCTGGTGTCTTTGAATATCACAATATCCGAGTGTATGATGAGGAAGGCACAGACCTGCTGGCGTATTGGAATGATACATACAAATTCATCTCTAAAGCTAA AAAACATGGAGCTAAATGTCTTGTGCACTGTAAAATGGGAGTCAGCCGCTCCGCGTCCACTGTGATTGCTTACGCTATGAAAGAGTATGGCTGGAACCTGGATAGAGCTTTTGACTATGTGAAGGAGAGGCGAACCGTTACCAAACCTAACCCTAGTTTCATGAAACAACTGGAGGAATATCAGGGCATTCTGCTAGCAAG CAAACAGAGGCACAACAAGCTATGGCGTTCTCACTCAGACAGCGACCTATCTGATCACCATGAACCCATTGGGAAAACCGGAATGGACACGAACAAAAAGGACATTACATCGTCAGCGGAGCAGCTCTCGGACATGCATCATTCCTTTACACTGGGACCTCAAACTGATAACTGTAACCCGACTTACCCCATCAGCACCTCTTTGTGCAACACAACACAAGCACGCTACGAGTTTACATCTTATGACTATCACACTGGACAAATAGAGGATATTCTAAATCTCAACACAGTGAATGGCTGCTCTGTGCGCTGCTGCTCTGAAGAGTCGTCCGTCATCCTGGACAATTGTAGAACTGATAGGATCCCAGAGGACTTGTCTCCAATTTCTGAAAGCTTAACTGGTCAGTCTGATCTACCTGACCTGACGTTGGAAGACATGGAGAAGGATGCACTGAAGAATGAGGTCATCTGCCATCTCCTGCCACTGAGAGATCTAGGATCACACACTGGTGATCTCCAAGAATCTCCTGATCAATCCTCTTTTACCTCCCAATCTGAGGACATGAGCGGGGACAGAATTGATTTCCTAAGTGCACTGGAGAAGTTTGTTGAATTATCTCAGGAGAATCGGCCTCGGACATGCTCCACCACCCGAGGAGATGACCAGACCAGCAATGTTAGGAATGGTGTCCTGAAGGGTTCTTTGGCAGAGGCATCTTTGTCTGAAAGTCTTGCGGATAAACCAAGAGTAAATGTAGATGTTAGCAGCACCCCTCAGGCCTCAGAAGACTCCTCTACAGACGAGGAGCAGCCAAAG gagGTCTCTGAACCAGTTGTTCAAGATCATCTCCCTAAATCCCACTCTGAAAATGCAATATCTGTGAAGGAGATAATCACAGAGATCGAGTCTTTCAACCAGGGAGTAGGCCAGTGCCAACAGAAAACAGACAATCTGTCTAGCCAAGTACAAGCACCAAAGAGAAATACAATCCACGATCTGTCACTTGAATCTGTTTGGGAGCCAGAAAGCAACTGCAAGGAGCAAAGTGAGGCCAGCACATCACCGCCACATGATAAGTCTAAAGACCAGAAGTCCAAAGCAAGTTCTCAGGAAGATTCTGAAACCTCAAGTGAAACGAATGACCACCCGGACGTTCCAGGCCAGGCTCCAAAGTGGTGTGCTGGCTCCGTCAGAAGGGCCACATTGGAGTTTGAGGAACGTTTAAGGCAAGAGcatgagcagcagcaacagcatcaGCATACCGCAGCTGTGCCAACCAGGAAAAATTCCAAGAATGACTCTGCTTTTTGTGAGACTGCTCCAAAATATAAACTTGAAGACTCTTTGCTCGATGCTCCAGATAATGAAAAGGATAAAAAGGTAAAAATCAAAGTTACAGGGTTAgactcttcagaacttctccgatcTGAGACATCTACAGAGTCACAGTCCTCTCCGTTGTCTGACCATCATTTTGTGCACATGAAGCAAGACCTGAATCACTCAGAGCTAGCAATTAAAGCTAAAGGACAAGGAAACGAGAATGAGTCTTTTATTACCAAACCTTTAGAGAATGATGGCTCAGTACAGTGTCCAAAGAAAGTAGAAGATCTAGAGCATAATTTTGTAATTCAATGCTATGATAGCAATGACAACGATCTCGGTCATCATGAGTTCAGCGTCAGTAGTGAAGACTTAGTTGTAGAGTCGAATGCTCCATCCTTAGAAGCACCTTTAGAAAATGTCAGCGCAAGTGCATCGGGCGGGTCCTCTGCACAAAGTGAAAGCCTACCTTTGACATTGGGTTCACTGGAAGTAACTTTTCCATCTGACAGCAACCAAGAAGAGCACAATCTTGTCATTGATTTAAAAGACACTAGTGTAGTCAGTCCGATTGTTCCTAGTCCTAATTACCAGTGTCACCCTTGCACCATCGTTTTAGAAGGCGCCACTGAAGATTGCACCAGTACTGATGAAAGTTTAGGCAACCTGTCAGCCTATTCAGACAAGTACCAAGGTGACGCTTTCATGGGACTTGGCGAATTGATGCAAAGGGAAGCAGACAGTGCCTTGTCCCAGTTGAGCCATGAAGATCTTCATTTAATCAACAAGCTTACTGAGAACATACGTGAACTGCGCGAAGTGTTGGATGTTTCCGCCTTCTCTTTTGGCCTTCCTCATAGTTCAAGTAGTGACAGCATCAAAGACTTTAGTAGCAACCCAGGCGTTGTCAAACAAAGAGCTAAGGAAATCGAGGCACGGATTCGGCAAGCTGGTCTCACCACTCCGTCCCAGATGAAACGCTCGGCATCTCTGGCCAAATTGGGCTGTTTAGAACTCTCTAAAGACGATTTGTCAGAGAGGGACTCTGTCTCATCGGAAAATAATCAGACTTACCCTGACATGCTTCAGAGTTCTCTCAGGATCGTGCCAGGAAATTATGAATCTGATTCTGATATAAAATCAGAAGATCCACCCGAAAAGCTTTGCATTCTGTCCGTGCAGCCCTCCTCAGGACTGGAACCCACAAAACATTTTGTAGAACAGATCAAAACTGCAGAGTGTGTCGCAAAGAGCAAGCCAGTGGATAAGCCTCTTGTGCAGTATGCCAAAGAGTTTGGTTCAACTCAGCAGGGTATAGCAAGTCCTGAGTCTGAATTAACTGTCTCCCAGGGGCACCTTCACCCACCAGTGGTACTCGACCCCTCAGTCCCACTAATAACTATCACTCCCAAGCACGAACATGGTAGAACTCATCCTTTGAGAAGACTTAAAAAGACCAATGAGAAGAAGAGAACAACCAATCCATTATATAATACCATGTAA